Proteins encoded together in one Vogesella indigofera window:
- a CDS encoding TIM barrel protein: MSSQDQQQASPFTLAVCAEMVFRDLPIVERIHRIHDLGFQVEIWDWTRHDIDALVRTGATFSSMTGYIRGTLADAAGAEQLLHTARESIPVAKALGIPRLNLHGTGLDNKGLPVQPAHHVSGAMWLQARDTLNQLADLGEREGVTFVLENLNTAVDHPGVPFARAEDCLALVAAVNRPGLKLMLDLYHAQIGEGNLIELLHKCAPHIGEIQVADVPGRCEPGTGEINYPAIARALQALGYRGSIGLEAFASGDDELALRRFRDAFTLPA; this comes from the coding sequence ATGAGCAGTCAGGATCAGCAGCAAGCCAGCCCGTTCACGCTGGCGGTATGTGCCGAAATGGTGTTTCGCGATTTACCCATCGTGGAGCGTATTCACCGCATTCACGACCTGGGCTTCCAGGTGGAAATCTGGGACTGGACCCGCCACGACATCGATGCGCTGGTGCGTACCGGCGCCACCTTCTCCTCGATGACCGGCTACATCCGCGGCACGCTGGCCGACGCTGCCGGTGCCGAGCAGCTGCTGCACACCGCGCGCGAATCGATCCCGGTGGCCAAGGCGCTGGGCATTCCGCGGCTGAATCTGCACGGCACCGGGCTGGACAACAAGGGCCTGCCGGTGCAGCCGGCGCACCACGTCAGCGGCGCCATGTGGCTGCAGGCGCGCGACACCCTCAATCAGCTGGCGGACTTGGGCGAGCGCGAAGGGGTGACCTTCGTGCTGGAAAACCTGAATACCGCGGTGGATCACCCCGGCGTGCCGTTTGCCCGCGCCGAAGACTGCCTGGCGCTGGTGGCGGCGGTGAATCGCCCCGGCCTCAAGCTGATGCTGGACCTGTACCACGCCCAGATCGGCGAGGGCAACCTGATCGAGCTGCTGCACAAGTGTGCGCCGCATATCGGCGAAATCCAGGTCGCCGACGTACCCGGCCGCTGCGAGCCGGGTACCGGCGAGATCAACTATCCGGCCATCGCCCGGGCGCTGCAGGCGCTGGGCTACCGCGGCAGTATCGGCCTGGAAGCGTTTGCCTCCGGCGACGACGAGCTGGCGCTGCGCCGTTTCCGCGACGCCTTCACGCTGCCGGCCTGA